From the Manihot esculenta cultivar AM560-2 chromosome 14, M.esculenta_v8, whole genome shotgun sequence genome, the window TacttggagatgaagagaaggCAAAGGAGGTTGTAGAAGCTGCGAAGGCATCAATGGGTAGAATTATCATATCTATATTTCTTATGATATTACCTTTTCAATTCTGATATTTTATTCACTTATTTCTGTTCCTAATTGcagggcaggatttgtccccgaTTGACTTGATTAATGTGCAACAGTTTGCTCAGAGGGTAATGGATCTCTCTGAGTATAGGAAAAAGCTCTATGAATATCTGGTTACTAAGATGAATGACATAGCACCTAATTTGGCCTCCTTGATTGGTGAAGTCGTTGGGGCTCGTTTGATTTCACATGCTGGTAGTCTTACGAATCTGGCTAAGTGTCCATCTTCTACCCTTCAGATCCTTGGGGCAGAGAAAGCACTGTTCAGGTGTTCTAACTATTgctaattttattgtatttggTGAATTTCTGCTGAAAAATTAAGACTATTTGTTCTTTCCTACTGGTCTCAATTATTTGATGTCCAGATGTATCATTGTTATCTCTTTGCTTCCTGATGCTGATGCTTATCTCTTTTCAGGTTTCTAAAGATATTATTACTAACTCCATTATGATGCTTTTCCTAGGTATTCTTTTGTCTAGGGTTTTAAGTTCACAGATTCACTTTTTTGTGCTGTCTTTAGGGCACTGAAAACACGAGGAAACACACCAAAATATGGTTTGATTTTCCATTCATCTTTTATTGGTCGAGCATCTGCCCGCAACAAGGGACGCATGGCTCGATATCTAGCAAACAAATGCTCAATTGCTTCTCGCATTGATTGTTTTGCTGGTAAATTCTAATCTTTTGGCTAAATTTTCCCcctgtttcattttttttttctctctttaaaGCTCTATTTCCTTTTGGCTGCTTGTCAGATAGCGGCACTACCATTTTTGGAGAGAAACTGAGAGAACAGGTCGAGGAACGATTAGATTTCTATGACAAGGGAGTTGCACCTCGTAAAAACATTGATGTGATGAAAGCTGCAATTGAAAGCACTCAGAATAAAGGTGTGTACCTGAGTGAAAAATGATTGCTGATTCAAGTAGAGTCagttttcctttccttttcttttcttttcttttttggtgcAAGTGATGGAGAATGTGATATTGTATATTCAGTTGAATTACGGCTGTGCAATCATTATGTCCAGCTAATCCTGCATGGCCGAGGCTAGACATTTTGgatgtatattttaattgatctTTTTGATTGACGCTGGTCTATATTGCATTAACAATCTTGTGTGTTGGCATATTCACAGTTACCATGCTATCATAATTATACTGGTGGTTTAGTTTCCACCCGATTGATGGTCATGTTGCTTGCTGCAGATATTGAAATGGAAACAGAAGCACCTGCTGGAGCTTCAGCAAAgaaaagcaagaaaaagaaatcaaaatctGAGGCTACAGACGCTGCTGAACCTATGGCGGAGGATAAACCAGCAGTTGGTGTAAATGGAGATGGTTTAGAGGATGCTAAAtcggagaagaaaaagaaggagaagagaaaAATTGAGGAGCAAGCTGTGGATAATTCAAATGGTCTAAATGGTGCCAATGCTGAGCAAGACGGAACTactaagaagaagaaaaagaagaaaagtaaaGATGAAGATATGGAGGATGTGCAGCCTGCTAGCgaaatcaaaaagaaaaagaaaaagaagtcaAAAAATGAAGATGAATAAATTTTGACAGATGTATCCAAATTGCTACATTAATATTTTCTGTCAGCTGAGTTTTGATTATCAGAGTAGCCTTCTGTTCTCTGTTATTAATATGAATTATCAAGAGATTAGGGTGTTCAGAAGTGTGAAATATTTAAGGAGGTTCTGTTTGTGCTTTAACCATTGGAAGTTTTAAcgttatgtatgttgttggcaaattttttattattgcgGTAGATGATACTATCCATGGGCAGTTGTTGGCATTTGCGTATGCTATCGCTTCACGGGTAATGCTGCCACGTTGGTGGTTTATCTTAATGGCAGGCAAAGGTTGTGACTGAATTGGTTGCCGGGTCTAAAATCACAGCTACTCCCTGAGGGCAAGGTTCATCTCATCTTCCCATGATCCTGACCCTGCGTGTGAAATCAAGATGAAACCGTTGGTCTCTTTGAATTTTTGGTCGGACAGAAAATTGTCTTTAAAACCAATGTTATATAATAGTATTTGTCCTGGTGAAAATGTTATCTGCTAAGAATAAGGGTTGGTGTAATATTGTATATTTTGTTTTAACCATTTTTAAAGCATTGTAAGAAatgtgaaatttaaaaaattaaaatgttaataataGAATTTATTCAGGAATTTCAATTATActgtaattaaattttaggaaaaattttataatataaaaaaattattaattaatattttacttttaaaaatatattaaaatgtctattaatttttaaaaatattaaataatttatccaTAAATAATAATGACATCTAAAATGCTCTTTATCtgagtaattaattaataatttttttaaaaaaattctaaatatattttaatatatcttttaaaattgaaatattaacaaataaaatttttaaaatttcaaaatgttGTATGTATTTTTCCTAtcctataataaaaaaataatttttttttaaaaaaaattttaaaatgccgAGAATACATGCATAAAAAATATACTCTATGTTTTATTTTAGAGATAATTAGGGTTGTGTGaatatagtttattttaattaattaaaatatttttataattttaaaattatattaaaatactcttatacttttattctattaattaaaaagatatccgttatttatttttatcgctaaatttattttaaataattaaaatatccatataattttaagattaatgttcttatatttttattatattaattaagaatacttattaaattttattcattttgtctttattaatcaaaaataaaaattttagaatataaattcaattaagtCCTTATACTTTTACTCAAAGGGTATATAAAgtttgatttattattatttttttaccaaTTAAGTCCATATACttttacttaaaaataaaataaattcaagtataaaataataatatttttaacaataaaatatcattttgaatattaaaatattatttttattaataaaatattatttttataatttttaaaattatttactatctctatgtattttttaaacattttcatattaataaaaataataaatttaaattaaaaaaatattatatcaaattaaaatttaattggctCTTGAATAAAAGTATATGggttgaattaattaaaaaaatttaatttaatttaagtgactcttaaataaaaatataaagcttAATTggacttattttaaaaattttttatctctatattttcttgcatttttttctataattctctaaaaaaataaagatttataattaataacagACTGTGAAAAATTACAATCACTGACGAAACTAATAAATAGTGAgtgaattatttaatatttttttaattttaattaataaattaataataaatagaaattaataaaatgtatttttagctaataaatataataatattttaatataattctaaaattaaagtAGATTCTAGTTAATCAGAATAATACAGAAAcataatatcaaaattatttttacttttaattaataaattaataaaaaattaa encodes:
- the LOC110599931 gene encoding nucleolar protein 56; protein product: MALYLLYESASGYSLFLANGLDEIGQNTEAVRSSVADLNRFGKVVQLTAFHPFESSLDALNQCNSVSEGLMTDELRSFLELNLPKVKEGKKPKFSLGVAEPKLGSHIFEETKIPCQSNEFVLELLRGVRLHFERFIKDLKPGDLEKAQLGLGHSYSRAKVKFNVNRVDNMVIQAIFLLDTLDKDINSFSMRVREWYSWHFPELVKIVNDNYLYAKLAKFIEDKAKLSEDKIPELTDILGDEEKAKEVVEAAKASMGQDLSPIDLINVQQFAQRVMDLSEYRKKLYEYLVTKMNDIAPNLASLIGEVVGARLISHAGSLTNLAKCPSSTLQILGAEKALFRALKTRGNTPKYGLIFHSSFIGRASARNKGRMARYLANKCSIASRIDCFADSGTTIFGEKLREQVEERLDFYDKGVAPRKNIDVMKAAIESTQNKDIEMETEAPAGASAKKSKKKKSKSEATDAAEPMAEDKPAVGVNGDGLEDAKSEKKKKEKRKIEEQAVDNSNGLNGANAEQDGTTKKKKKKKSKDEDMEDVQPASEIKKKKKKKSKNEDE